The following proteins come from a genomic window of Megalops cyprinoides isolate fMegCyp1 chromosome 6, fMegCyp1.pri, whole genome shotgun sequence:
- the dennd2db gene encoding DENN/MADD domain containing 2Db isoform X2 has protein sequence MNGEKAKGVNGRLVRLSNFLKDATKSEKEPISEDSGKEKPPTGQDHCAVMAIEDEADQGRMKRFSTMLNHIHGKLTKERGVKDPDPPQPIAAPLKETPGPTRETSYASGQVFFEYLVVVSLKRKQEGVYEPQITYQFPKRDGMMKSQKQEEEKTLKAITLFCFPEGINWTPLTEYRSETFSFVLTEIDGSRRNGYCRRLLPHGKGARPPEAYCIISQLACFGLFSKIFDEVEKRRQISMAMIYPFMQSLREAPFPAPGHTVKIKSFIPESGTEIISLTRPLDSWLEHVDFRTLFRCLTDEEVLQVFAATVMERRIIFIAEELSTLSQVINAVAALLYPFTWQHTFISIVPEILIDVVMAPTPYLLGVQKHMLDFITDQSDLLIVDLSEGAQNTFITTIGDEKSILPPKLQDEILQALSARKEKSTPEELNRVVSEAFLPFFVKTVGHFAAHVKRNGSGQPGVFQKRNFYKAIESKTTRHFVKKFIQTQMFDLFIQEVEQRPDAQEGFFHKKIAEYQEKKKEKTKKL, from the exons ATGAACGGAGAGAAGGCGAAAGGAGTTAATGGACGACTAGTAAGGCTGTCTAACTTTCTGAAAGACGCAACGAAGA GTGAGAAGGAACCCATTTCAGAGGACAGTGGGAAGGAGAAGCCTCCAACAGGCCAGGACCACT GTGCAGTCATGGCCATCGAGGATGAAGCTGATCAAGGTCGGATGAAGAGATTCAGCACTATGTTGAACCATATTCACGGGAAGCTCACCAAAGAAA GAGGTGTTAAGGACCCTGACCCTCCCCAGCCCATAGCCGCGCCTCTCAAGGAGACCCCAGGCCCCACCCGGGAGACCAGCTACGCCAGCGGGCAGGTCTTCTTTGAGTACCTGGTGGTGGTTAGCCTcaagaggaagcaggaaggGGTCTATGAGCCCCAGATCACATACCAGTTCCCCAAG CGCGATGGGATGATGAAATCCCagaagcaggaagaggagaagacCCTCAAGGCCATCACTCTCTTTTGCTTTCCCGAGGGGATCAACTGGACCCCGCTGACCGAGTACCGAAG CGAGACCTTCTCTTTCGTTCTGACAGAGATTGATGGGAGCAGGAGAAATGGCTACTGCAGGAGGTTGCTG CCCCATGGCAAAGGAGCCCGCCCCCCGGAGGCCTACTGCATCATCAGCCAGCTGGCCTGTTTCGGCCTGTTCTCCAAG ATCTTCGATGAGGTGGAAAAGAGGCGGCAGATCTCCATGGCAATGATATACCCGTTCATGCAGAGCCTGCGGGAGGCGCCCTTCCCTGCCCCGGGCCACACCGTCAAAATCAAAAGCTTCATCCCCGAGTCTGGAACCGAG ATAATCAGCCTGACGCGGCCTCTGGACTCGTGGCTGGAGCATGTAGACTTCCGCACACTGTTCCGCTGTCTGACGGAcgaggaggtgctgcaggtgttCGCCGCCACCGTCATGGAGCGACGCATCATCTTCATTGCTGAGGAGCTCAG CACCCTGTCTCAAGTGATTAACGCCGTGGCTGCCCTCCTCTACCCCTTCACCTGGCAACACACCTTCATCTCCATCGTCCCTGAGATCCTCATCGATGTCGTCATGGCGCCCACCCCCTACCTTCTGGGGGTTCAGAAGCACATGCTGGACTTTATCACTGACCAAAGTGAT CTGCTTATTGTGGATTTATCAGAAGGGGCCCAGAATACCTTCATTACGACT ATAGGAGACGAGAAGTCCATCCTACCCCCAAAACTACAAGACGAAATCCTGCAGGCTTTAAGTGCCAGGAAAGAGAAATCAA CgccagaggagctgaacagGGTGGTCTCGGAGGCCTTCCTGCCCTTCTTCGTGAAGACGGTGGGCCACTTCGCCGCCCACGTTAAGCGCAACGGCAGTGGCCAGCCAGGAGTCTTCCAAAAAAGGAACTTCTACAAGGCCATTGAGTCCAAGACCACCCGGCACTTTGTCAAGAAGTTCATCCAGACGCAGATGTTCGACCTGTTCATCCAGGAGGTGGAGCAGCGGCCGGATGCCCAGGAAG gattTTTCCACAAAAAGATTGCCGAATACcaggaaaagaagaaagagaagacaaagaaactgtaa
- the dennd2db gene encoding DENN/MADD domain containing 2Db isoform X1 encodes MADGGQPDAPRRGGWGFSSMRVRRRTSNEEDGRMGFGRRMNRLFSSVRTDSRRADPQTLEQDDVRGSGAAAGATRPFFLRRTDKMNSEKEPISEDSGKEKPPTGQDHCAVMAIEDEADQGRMKRFSTMLNHIHGKLTKERGVKDPDPPQPIAAPLKETPGPTRETSYASGQVFFEYLVVVSLKRKQEGVYEPQITYQFPKRDGMMKSQKQEEEKTLKAITLFCFPEGINWTPLTEYRSETFSFVLTEIDGSRRNGYCRRLLPHGKGARPPEAYCIISQLACFGLFSKIFDEVEKRRQISMAMIYPFMQSLREAPFPAPGHTVKIKSFIPESGTEIISLTRPLDSWLEHVDFRTLFRCLTDEEVLQVFAATVMERRIIFIAEELSTLSQVINAVAALLYPFTWQHTFISIVPEILIDVVMAPTPYLLGVQKHMLDFITDQSDLLIVDLSEGAQNTFITTIGDEKSILPPKLQDEILQALSARKEKSTPEELNRVVSEAFLPFFVKTVGHFAAHVKRNGSGQPGVFQKRNFYKAIESKTTRHFVKKFIQTQMFDLFIQEVEQRPDAQEGFFHKKIAEYQEKKKEKTKKL; translated from the exons ATGGCAGACGGAGGCCAGCCCGACGCGCCacggaggggggggtggggcttctCTTCCATGAGGGTCAGAC GCAGAACATCCAATGAGGAGGATGGACGGATGGGGTTTGGACGGAGGATGAACAGGCTATTCTCCTCTGTCCGAACGGACTCCCGGAGGG CGGATCCACAGACGCTGGAGCAGGACGATGTCAGAGGGTCGGGGGCCGCAGCTGGAGCAACACGTCCATTCTTCCTGCGCCGGACGGATAAGATGAACA GTGAGAAGGAACCCATTTCAGAGGACAGTGGGAAGGAGAAGCCTCCAACAGGCCAGGACCACT GTGCAGTCATGGCCATCGAGGATGAAGCTGATCAAGGTCGGATGAAGAGATTCAGCACTATGTTGAACCATATTCACGGGAAGCTCACCAAAGAAA GAGGTGTTAAGGACCCTGACCCTCCCCAGCCCATAGCCGCGCCTCTCAAGGAGACCCCAGGCCCCACCCGGGAGACCAGCTACGCCAGCGGGCAGGTCTTCTTTGAGTACCTGGTGGTGGTTAGCCTcaagaggaagcaggaaggGGTCTATGAGCCCCAGATCACATACCAGTTCCCCAAG CGCGATGGGATGATGAAATCCCagaagcaggaagaggagaagacCCTCAAGGCCATCACTCTCTTTTGCTTTCCCGAGGGGATCAACTGGACCCCGCTGACCGAGTACCGAAG CGAGACCTTCTCTTTCGTTCTGACAGAGATTGATGGGAGCAGGAGAAATGGCTACTGCAGGAGGTTGCTG CCCCATGGCAAAGGAGCCCGCCCCCCGGAGGCCTACTGCATCATCAGCCAGCTGGCCTGTTTCGGCCTGTTCTCCAAG ATCTTCGATGAGGTGGAAAAGAGGCGGCAGATCTCCATGGCAATGATATACCCGTTCATGCAGAGCCTGCGGGAGGCGCCCTTCCCTGCCCCGGGCCACACCGTCAAAATCAAAAGCTTCATCCCCGAGTCTGGAACCGAG ATAATCAGCCTGACGCGGCCTCTGGACTCGTGGCTGGAGCATGTAGACTTCCGCACACTGTTCCGCTGTCTGACGGAcgaggaggtgctgcaggtgttCGCCGCCACCGTCATGGAGCGACGCATCATCTTCATTGCTGAGGAGCTCAG CACCCTGTCTCAAGTGATTAACGCCGTGGCTGCCCTCCTCTACCCCTTCACCTGGCAACACACCTTCATCTCCATCGTCCCTGAGATCCTCATCGATGTCGTCATGGCGCCCACCCCCTACCTTCTGGGGGTTCAGAAGCACATGCTGGACTTTATCACTGACCAAAGTGAT CTGCTTATTGTGGATTTATCAGAAGGGGCCCAGAATACCTTCATTACGACT ATAGGAGACGAGAAGTCCATCCTACCCCCAAAACTACAAGACGAAATCCTGCAGGCTTTAAGTGCCAGGAAAGAGAAATCAA CgccagaggagctgaacagGGTGGTCTCGGAGGCCTTCCTGCCCTTCTTCGTGAAGACGGTGGGCCACTTCGCCGCCCACGTTAAGCGCAACGGCAGTGGCCAGCCAGGAGTCTTCCAAAAAAGGAACTTCTACAAGGCCATTGAGTCCAAGACCACCCGGCACTTTGTCAAGAAGTTCATCCAGACGCAGATGTTCGACCTGTTCATCCAGGAGGTGGAGCAGCGGCCGGATGCCCAGGAAG gattTTTCCACAAAAAGATTGCCGAATACcaggaaaagaagaaagagaagacaaagaaactgtaa